A region from the Clavibacter sp. A6099 genome encodes:
- a CDS encoding MFS transporter produces the protein MSTITHGSATGSDPAQTGQDAEAPRPRGAPIILFLSLGGLSFSVLQSLVAPTLGIIGADLGVETSDASWVLTAYLLSAAVLTPILGRLGDMVGKRKVIIVVLALLLVGTLLAALAPDLGVLIVARILQGAAGAVMPLSIGIVRDELPRERVSVTIGLLSAIFGIGAGVGIVAAGPIVETLSWHWLFWLPAVLVLIALLGAIFGIPESPVRTPGRLDMLGTGILSIGLVALLLAISEGEKWGWGDGKTVGLLGLGAVALVVFVFVELRAANPLIDVRLFRHRGVWTAHIVALAFGFAMFATFILVPTLLQLPTVLGYGFGKSVSEAGLYLLPTVVGMVVSGVVAGILIRHMGPKIAMVVGGVAVTAAFLIPALGHAEEWQILLSGVLTGIGVGMALAATSNAIVESVPAAQTGETISANTVIRTVGSSVGTAVIAALISSNMTAQGAPTDDAFTIGFWASVGVGALAIIAALAAPSLRARRREAIAAGVDDYEPLEAHSS, from the coding sequence ATGTCCACCATCACCCACGGCTCTGCCACAGGCTCGGATCCAGCTCAGACCGGTCAAGATGCGGAGGCTCCTCGGCCCCGCGGCGCGCCGATCATCCTGTTCCTCTCGCTGGGAGGGTTGTCGTTCTCGGTACTGCAGTCGTTAGTCGCGCCGACGCTCGGCATCATCGGAGCGGACCTCGGCGTCGAGACGTCTGACGCGAGCTGGGTGCTCACGGCATACCTGCTCTCCGCCGCCGTGCTGACTCCGATCCTCGGGCGCCTGGGTGACATGGTCGGCAAGCGGAAGGTCATCATCGTCGTGCTCGCGCTGCTGCTGGTCGGCACGCTGCTCGCCGCGCTCGCACCGGACCTCGGCGTGCTGATCGTGGCGCGCATCCTCCAGGGTGCCGCTGGTGCCGTGATGCCGTTGTCGATCGGCATCGTGCGCGACGAGCTCCCGAGAGAGCGCGTGAGCGTGACCATCGGGCTCCTCTCGGCCATCTTCGGGATCGGCGCGGGCGTCGGCATCGTCGCGGCGGGACCGATCGTCGAGACGTTGTCCTGGCACTGGCTGTTCTGGCTTCCCGCGGTGCTCGTGCTGATCGCCCTGCTGGGCGCGATCTTCGGCATCCCGGAGTCCCCCGTGCGCACGCCGGGTCGCCTCGACATGCTCGGTACAGGCATCCTCTCCATCGGCCTCGTCGCCCTGCTCCTGGCCATCAGCGAGGGAGAGAAGTGGGGATGGGGTGACGGCAAGACCGTCGGGCTGCTCGGGCTCGGTGCCGTCGCGCTCGTCGTATTCGTGTTCGTGGAGCTCCGGGCGGCGAACCCGCTGATCGACGTCCGCCTGTTCCGACATCGTGGGGTCTGGACCGCACACATCGTGGCGCTTGCGTTCGGTTTCGCCATGTTCGCCACCTTCATCCTGGTGCCCACCTTGCTGCAGCTGCCCACCGTCCTCGGCTACGGGTTCGGCAAGTCCGTGAGCGAGGCCGGCCTCTACCTTCTGCCGACCGTGGTGGGGATGGTCGTATCCGGTGTCGTCGCCGGCATCCTGATCCGCCACATGGGGCCGAAGATCGCCATGGTCGTCGGCGGTGTCGCGGTGACTGCCGCATTCCTCATCCCCGCGCTCGGGCACGCGGAGGAGTGGCAGATCCTGCTGTCTGGCGTTCTCACCGGCATCGGCGTCGGCATGGCCCTCGCCGCCACCTCCAACGCCATCGTGGAGAGTGTCCCGGCCGCGCAGACCGGCGAAACCATCAGCGCCAATACGGTGATCCGGACCGTGGGAAGCAGCGTCGGCACGGCTGTCATAGCGGCGCTGATCTCCTCGAACATGACGGCACAGGGCGCTCCGACCGACGACGCGTTCACAATCGGATTCTGGGCCTCCGTCGGCGTCGGAGCCCTCGCGATCATCGCCGCGCTGGCCGCGCCGTCACTGCGTGCGCGCCGACGCGAAGCCATCGCAGCCGGAGTCGACGACTACGAGCCGCTCGAAGCGCACAGCAGCTAG
- a CDS encoding TetR/AcrR family transcriptional regulator, with amino-acid sequence MSYETQTRSRALPKLPLSDEDELQRPERGGAATRRALVGAARRRFATDGYRATTVRQIAGDAGVNVALINRYFESKEGLFEACMLCTFDELEIYASPRAADLDGLIDRLITHVANTPDEDDPLQLLLLLRSSGDENADRIRRRTLEHFTQSIARAAGWHDDDARTASILLRAQLTIATMTGVVMLRTSAAVQPVATATAEELAGPLAQIFRTLLTERDA; translated from the coding sequence ATGAGCTACGAAACCCAGACAAGGAGTAGGGCACTCCCCAAGCTCCCGCTCTCCGACGAGGACGAACTGCAGCGCCCGGAACGGGGCGGGGCAGCAACTCGCCGCGCATTGGTGGGGGCAGCTCGGCGCAGGTTCGCGACCGACGGTTACCGAGCCACGACGGTCAGGCAGATCGCCGGCGACGCCGGGGTCAACGTGGCACTGATCAATCGGTACTTCGAGTCCAAGGAAGGCCTGTTCGAGGCCTGCATGCTGTGCACCTTCGATGAGCTCGAGATATATGCATCGCCACGTGCAGCCGACCTGGATGGCCTGATCGACCGCCTCATCACTCACGTCGCGAACACCCCGGATGAAGACGATCCGCTTCAACTGCTGTTGCTGCTGCGCTCTTCGGGAGATGAGAACGCCGACCGCATCCGTCGCAGGACCCTCGAGCACTTCACTCAGAGCATCGCCAGGGCCGCGGGCTGGCACGACGACGATGCCCGCACCGCCTCGATACTCCTGCGGGCTCAGCTCACCATCGCGACGATGACGGGAGTGGTGATGCTCCGTACCTCCGCGGCGGTACAGCCCGTCGCGACCGCCACCGCAGAGGAACTGGCGGGCCCGCTCGCGCAAATATTCCGGACGCTGCTCACGGAGCGCGACGCCTAG